Proteins encoded in a region of the Dorea longicatena genome:
- a CDS encoding ABC-F family ATP-binding cassette domain-containing protein encodes MISTSNVTLRVGKKALFEDVNIKFTEGNCYGLIGANGAGKSTFLKILSGQLEPTNGEVIITPGERLSFLQQDHFKYDEYPVLDTVMMGNARLYEIMKEKEAIYAKEDFTDEDGMKASELEGEFAAMNGWEAESDAATLLNGLGIPVEMHYEMMKNLNGPEKVKVLLAQALFGNPDILLLDEPTNHLDLDAIAWLEEFLINFDNTVIVVSHDRYFLNKVCTQIADIDYGKIKLYAGNYDFWYESSQLLIRQMKEANKKKEEKIKELQEFISRFSANASKSKQATSRKRALEKIQLDDIQPSSRKYPYIDFRPNREIGNEVLTVEGLSKTIDGEKVLDNISFTLNHDDKVAFVGSNELAKTTLFQILAGEMEPDEGTYKWGITTTQAYFPLDSGSEFDNDYSIVDWLTQYSEEKDATYVRGFLGRMLFSGDDGVKKVRVLSGGEKVRCLLSKMMISGANVLILDEPTNHLDMESITALNNGMTKFPGVLLFSSRDHQIVQTTANRIMEIVPGGKLIDKITTYDEYLESDEMARKRQTYTVQEEDN; translated from the coding sequence ATGATTAGTACAAGTAATGTAACATTACGGGTTGGTAAAAAAGCCCTGTTCGAAGATGTTAATATTAAATTTACAGAAGGAAACTGCTACGGTCTGATCGGAGCAAACGGTGCGGGTAAATCTACATTTCTTAAGATTCTGTCCGGACAGCTTGAGCCGACGAACGGAGAGGTCATCATCACACCGGGTGAACGTCTTTCTTTCCTGCAGCAGGATCATTTCAAATACGACGAATATCCGGTTCTGGATACCGTTATGATGGGAAATGCAAGACTGTATGAGATCATGAAAGAAAAAGAAGCCATCTATGCAAAAGAAGATTTCACCGATGAAGACGGTATGAAAGCCAGCGAACTGGAAGGTGAATTCGCAGCCATGAACGGATGGGAAGCGGAATCTGATGCTGCCACATTATTAAATGGTCTTGGAATTCCGGTTGAAATGCATTATGAAATGATGAAGAACTTAAATGGTCCGGAGAAGGTTAAGGTCCTGCTTGCACAGGCACTGTTCGGTAATCCGGACATTCTGCTCCTTGACGAGCCTACTAACCACTTAGACCTCGATGCGATCGCATGGTTGGAAGAATTCTTGATCAACTTTGACAATACCGTCATCGTTGTATCCCATGACCGTTACTTCCTGAATAAGGTCTGCACACAGATCGCCGATATCGATTATGGTAAGATCAAGCTCTATGCCGGTAACTATGACTTCTGGTATGAGTCAAGCCAGCTTCTGATCCGTCAGATGAAAGAAGCCAATAAGAAAAAAGAAGAAAAGATCAAAGAGTTACAGGAATTCATCTCACGTTTCAGTGCCAATGCTTCAAAGTCTAAACAGGCTACTTCCAGAAAACGTGCCCTGGAGAAGATTCAGCTTGATGACATCCAGCCATCCAGCCGTAAATATCCTTACATCGACTTCCGTCCGAACCGCGAGATTGGTAACGAAGTACTGACGGTAGAAGGATTAAGCAAAACAATTGACGGCGAAAAGGTTCTGGATAACATTTCCTTTACTCTGAACCACGATGACAAGGTTGCATTCGTCGGAAGCAATGAGCTTGCCAAGACAACGCTCTTCCAGATCCTTGCAGGAGAGATGGAACCGGACGAAGGTACTTATAAATGGGGAATCACTACAACTCAGGCTTACTTCCCACTCGACAGCGGAAGTGAATTCGACAACGATTACAGCATCGTAGACTGGCTGACACAGTATTCGGAAGAAAAAGATGCCACTTATGTACGTGGATTCCTTGGACGTATGCTGTTCTCCGGTGATGACGGTGTGAAGAAGGTACGTGTTCTTTCCGGAGGAGAGAAGGTACGCTGTCTGTTATCCAAGATGATGATCAGCGGTGCCAATGTACTGATCCTCGACGAGCCTACCAACCACCTGGATATGGAAAGCATCACCGCACTCAACAACGGAATGACAAAATTCCCTGGTGTACTGCTCTTCTCTTCCAGAGACCACCAGATCGTGCAGACCACAGCCAACCGTATCATGGAGATCGTACCGGGCGGTAAACTGATTGATAAGATTACGACTTATGATGAATATCTTGAAAGTGATGAGATGGCTCGTAAGAGACAGACTTATACGGTTCAGGAGGAAGATAATTAG
- a CDS encoding histidine phosphatase family protein, whose product MKLYLVRHGETDWNKVKRIQGQVDIPLNQFGKRLAEETAEGLRDIPFDLCISSPLSRAHETARIILYGKDIPIIKDARIEEMAFGEYEGKCCARDNWELPEDFQKFFNDPAGFVPGKGGESFADVKKRTGEFLKSLYKKTEGVYENILITTHGAALAGMLNNIRKEPLEKYWGIGVHSNCGVTEVEVKNEEATILSENVTYYEETVRPWADK is encoded by the coding sequence ATGAAGCTTTATCTGGTAAGACATGGAGAAACTGATTGGAATAAAGTAAAAAGGATTCAGGGGCAGGTAGATATCCCGCTGAATCAATTTGGCAAGCGTTTGGCAGAAGAAACAGCGGAAGGACTGCGGGATATCCCGTTTGATCTGTGTATTTCAAGTCCGTTGTCAAGAGCACATGAGACGGCGAGAATTATATTGTATGGGAAAGATATCCCGATCATCAAAGATGCCAGAATTGAGGAAATGGCATTTGGTGAATATGAAGGAAAATGCTGTGCAAGAGATAACTGGGAACTCCCGGAGGATTTTCAAAAATTTTTTAATGATCCGGCAGGATTCGTACCTGGGAAAGGCGGAGAATCATTTGCTGATGTGAAGAAGAGAACCGGAGAATTTCTGAAGAGTCTGTATAAAAAGACTGAGGGTGTATATGAAAATATTCTGATCACCACACATGGTGCGGCACTGGCCGGAATGCTGAATAATATCCGAAAAGAGCCGTTAGAGAAGTACTGGGGAATCGGGGTACACAGTAACTGCGGAGTAACAGAAGTAGAAGTGAAGAATGAAGAGGCGACGATTCTTTCTGAAAATGTTACATATTACGAGGAAACAGTAAGACCATGGGCTGATAAATAA
- the rpmI gene encoding 50S ribosomal protein L35, translated as MPKIKTNRAAAKRFKKTGTGKLKRNKAYKSHILTKKSTKRKRNLRKATIADATNVKNMKKVLPYL; from the coding sequence ATGCCAAAAATTAAAACTAATAGAGCAGCTGCAAAGCGCTTCAAAAAGACAGGTACAGGAAAATTAAAAAGAAATAAAGCTTACAAGAGCCATATCTTAACTAAGAAATCTACAAAGAGAAAAAGAAATCTTAGAAAAGCAACAATCGCTGATGCTACTAATGTAAAGAACATGAAGAAAGTATTACCATATCTCTAA
- the rplT gene encoding 50S ribosomal protein L20, with amino-acid sequence MARIKGGLNAKKRHNRTLKLAKGYRGARSKQYRVAKQSVMRALTSSYAGRKQRKRQMRQLWIARINAAARMNGLSYSKFMHGLKVANIEMNRKMLAEMAVNDAEGFATLAEAAKAALA; translated from the coding sequence ATGGCAAGAATTAAAGGCGGATTAAACGCTAAAAAAAGACATAACAGAACATTAAAGTTAGCAAAAGGATACAGAGGAGCACGTTCTAAACAGTACAGAGTTGCAAAACAGTCTGTAATGAGAGCTCTTACATCTTCATACGCAGGAAGAAAACAGCGCAAACGTCAGATGCGTCAGCTCTGGATCGCTCGTATCAACGCTGCAGCAAGAATGAACGGTCTGTCATACAGCAAGTTCATGCACGGCTTAAAAGTAGCTAACATCGAGATGAACAGAAAGATGCTTGCAGAGATGGCTGTAAATGATGCAGAAGGATTTGCAACACTTGCAGAAGCTGCAAAAGCTGCTTTAGCTTAA
- a CDS encoding bifunctional HD family hydrolase/N-acetyltransferase has product MEPRTLLDFMGVAERLKCNMRHSRTAENRRESVAEHTYRLCVFTWLVKEEFPDCDMDKVMRMSLFHDLGEAVTGDIPAFVKTDSDREVEESAISNVTAMLPERERKELDALFDELEKAETMEAKIVHALDKMEALIQHNEADIATWLPLEYDLQMTYGEKECKADPYLAKLREVIRQISADKIASEGEERGQSYYIRKGVENMHLEEVAALLHSTDWAKDRTEELIRKSMENACPYGLFLSDCISEGGKDRQIGFARVLTDGVTTFYLMDLVIEEAYRGQGFGTIMMNQIMKENGHLYGMLHTQTAKAFYERYGFREIGNTKKTEEIYMEKPCG; this is encoded by the coding sequence ATGGAACCAAGAACATTACTAGATTTTATGGGCGTGGCAGAACGCCTGAAATGTAATATGCGCCATTCCAGAACGGCAGAGAACAGACGGGAAAGTGTAGCAGAACATACCTACCGTCTGTGCGTGTTTACATGGCTGGTAAAAGAAGAATTCCCGGATTGTGATATGGACAAGGTGATGAGGATGAGCCTGTTCCATGATCTGGGAGAAGCAGTGACCGGAGATATTCCGGCATTTGTGAAGACAGATTCTGACCGGGAAGTAGAAGAAAGTGCAATCAGCAATGTGACAGCGATGCTCCCGGAAAGGGAACGAAAAGAACTGGATGCGCTGTTTGATGAACTGGAAAAAGCAGAGACGATGGAAGCAAAAATCGTACATGCACTGGATAAGATGGAAGCATTGATCCAACATAATGAGGCAGATATTGCAACGTGGCTTCCACTAGAATATGATCTTCAGATGACTTATGGAGAAAAAGAATGTAAGGCGGATCCGTATCTTGCGAAGCTGCGTGAAGTGATCCGACAGATATCGGCAGATAAGATTGCCTCAGAGGGAGAAGAAAGGGGACAGTCTTACTATATAAGAAAAGGTGTGGAGAATATGCATCTGGAAGAAGTGGCAGCACTTCTGCACAGTACGGACTGGGCAAAAGACAGAACGGAAGAGCTGATCAGAAAAAGTATGGAGAATGCCTGTCCGTATGGATTATTTCTGAGTGACTGCATCAGTGAAGGCGGAAAAGACAGGCAGATCGGATTTGCGAGAGTTCTGACGGATGGTGTGACGACATTTTACCTGATGGATCTGGTCATAGAAGAAGCGTATCGCGGGCAGGGGTTTGGAACAATCATGATGAATCAGATCATGAAGGAAAACGGGCATCTGTATGGTATGCTTCATACACAAACTGCAAAAGCATTTTATGAAAGATATGGGTTCCGGGAAATAGGAAATACAAAGAAAACAGAAGAAATATATATGGAAAAACCGTGTGGCTAA
- a CDS encoding patatin-like phospholipase family protein has product MVKATLVLEGGANRGVFTSGVLDYLMEKDMYMSNVIGVSAGACNAVDYVSKQAGRSRECVIHREKEYDYVYGLKKTLKEKALMDMDMLFDKFPNEIYPFDFETYFASEMECELVVTNCITGDAEYLSEDKDPERLMKICRASSSMPLAAPIANVDGIPYMDGGLADSIPIEYALEKGNDKIVVVLTRNPGYRKKRAVKATEQLYKRAYKKYPNLVRTIMTRNAVYNKQMKLIEKLEEEGKIFVIRPLIPTVSRMEKDYDKLQHFYMHGNRLMKKEYQGLLEYLNE; this is encoded by the coding sequence ATGGTAAAAGCAACATTAGTGCTGGAAGGCGGGGCAAACCGCGGAGTATTTACATCTGGAGTTCTTGATTATCTGATGGAAAAGGACATGTATATGTCCAATGTGATCGGCGTATCGGCAGGTGCGTGTAATGCGGTTGATTATGTGTCGAAACAGGCTGGGCGGAGCCGGGAATGTGTGATCCATCGTGAGAAAGAATACGATTATGTATATGGTTTAAAGAAGACCCTGAAAGAAAAAGCCCTGATGGATATGGATATGCTGTTTGATAAATTTCCGAATGAAATTTATCCATTTGATTTTGAGACTTATTTTGCATCTGAGATGGAATGTGAGCTGGTGGTTACGAACTGTATCACGGGAGATGCGGAATATCTGTCGGAAGATAAAGATCCGGAACGTCTGATGAAGATCTGCCGTGCATCGAGCAGTATGCCGCTTGCGGCACCGATTGCAAATGTAGACGGAATCCCGTATATGGACGGCGGCCTTGCTGATTCCATTCCAATCGAATATGCACTGGAAAAAGGAAATGACAAGATTGTTGTAGTATTGACGAGAAATCCGGGCTACCGCAAGAAGAGAGCGGTAAAAGCAACGGAACAGCTTTATAAAAGAGCTTATAAGAAATATCCGAATCTGGTACGTACGATCATGACAAGAAATGCTGTATACAACAAGCAGATGAAACTGATCGAAAAGCTGGAAGAAGAAGGAAAGATATTCGTGATCCGTCCGTTGATCCCGACTGTGTCCCGTATGGAAAAGGATTATGACAAGCTGCAGCATTTCTATATGCATGGAAACAGACTGATGAAGAAAGAATATCAGGGACTGCTGGAGTATCTGAACGAATAA
- a CDS encoding S-ribosylhomocysteine lyase — MEKIASFTVDHLRLVPGVYVSRVDQVAGNPITTFDLRMTRPNKEPVMNTAEVHTIEHLAATFLRNHAEYADKTIYFGPMGCRTGFYLILAGSYESKDIVPLLKEMYTFMAEFEGEVPGAAAKDCGNYLDMNLPMAKYLSKKYLTEVLENITDEQLNYPA; from the coding sequence ATGGAAAAAATTGCAAGTTTTACAGTAGATCACCTGAGACTTGTTCCGGGTGTATATGTTTCCCGTGTCGACCAGGTAGCCGGTAATCCGATCACAACTTTTGATCTGCGCATGACCCGTCCCAACAAAGAACCAGTGATGAACACAGCTGAGGTTCACACCATCGAACATCTTGCCGCAACATTCTTACGCAATCATGCAGAATATGCCGACAAAACGATCTACTTCGGACCAATGGGATGCCGTACCGGATTCTATCTGATCCTCGCCGGAAGTTATGAATCCAAAGATATCGTGCCGTTATTAAAAGAAATGTATACATTTATGGCAGAATTCGAAGGTGAAGTTCCCGGAGCCGCTGCCAAAGACTGTGGCAACTATCTGGATATGAACCTTCCGATGGCGAAATATCTGTCTAAGAAATATCTTACCGAGGTTCTTGAGAATATTACTGATGAACAGTTAAATTACCCGGCATAG